A segment of the Populus alba chromosome 9, ASM523922v2, whole genome shotgun sequence genome:
ACAATAATCAAACACTACTACATGAGTGTCCTATAAGATATTATTTGGGAATGGagataatgaaaacaaaaaaaaaaagattatctatattttatattttaaaattatttaaatttactcTAAAACGATAAATAAATGCAACCCATTCACTCACTTGTGAATGAACGCGACTTTTATGTGCTTGCCCTATAAGATATTAGTTGGAATTATCGCCTAAAAGTCATAGCTCTGAGGAGCTATCAGCATCTTGACCGACTCTAACGTCCCACTTAACACGATGGCATGGAGCTTTATTAACGATGGCAAGGAGAtttattaatatgttattaatttcTCGTAAAGCGAAGTtgccatgaaaaaaagaagaaaaagggggcGTCAAGCAGTTTTGAGAAAAGTCTAATACTGTGTTAGGATGAGAggtagttttaatattttttttgatagaatatatataaaaagcatggatttttatcttaaaaaaatatgatttatacttaaaaaaattattgtactttaaaaaaaaaaccaacacaaaacaaatacattatTAAAGCTCAACCCGTGGAAAATATTGCATCACTGCTTCAAataccaatatattttttttaaaatatacagaaataaaaattagcGCGCGCACTTGTATTTTGTAAAGTGTCAGCAATTATAAACGGTGGCATTCAAACCACGGCACTGCGATTTGATCACGACCATTTACACGACGGCACAAGATTCAAaagcatgaaaataaaaatattttccgtaGTCAATTATGGTATAAGTTAGTTATGTCCAATATCAATTTTTATGTAAAGAATATTAAATTACAAGgtcaaatcaagaaatttagCAAATTTACGTCATCTTCTCTAGAAGCTCCCATGTGTTTCGGCTttcaactttatatatatatatatatatatatatatatatatatatatatatatatatatatatatatatgatttttcaactttatgacaaacaaaatatatttctcTTGATTTTATGAGTTTCCATTGGTCGAAAACCAGAGTGCCcacaaattgaattgatttgacCGGCGAGAAGcttctaataaaatttattattattagctgGGCAAGAAAAAGCAAGGGTTAATCAAAACTAGTCCCTATAGTTTAGTTAAATGAACAAAATAGTCCTCAGTGTCCGAGAAACAATTTAATAATCCTTCTAGTTCCTTGTCCTGTTAATAACTTAGCCATTTAATCAATTTTCTGTTGATAAGGTGTTAAGGTAAACTCAATCTTGTAACTTTTTGCTTCAAAAATACCCTTTTTCCTGTGAGATTTCCCATCTCACCTACTTTTCACTTTCCTCTTAGAAAGAAATAACcaaataaactgaaaagaagaaattataaaataataattaccagtataattgaaacataaaatacCCAAGTATCCTTTTTTTCTCcccatttattttaagaaaagaacCGATCAAGTTGAAAGTAAAAGGATTGCAATAGGAAACTCAATCTCCTGTATCGTTGCCTTCCATTTAAGAATGGAAACTCAATTTTCGACACTACTGCATTACAATTaagcaaaaaagaaacaagggactaattgattttttttactaaactagagggactaatttataattaactcaaaACACAATCTGTATTTCGGACATGAAAAAAGGCATCccaagttaaataaaaagttgaagttGAGGATGATTCTAACAAGGGCACGTGTGTTATGCTTGTGTTTACAATAAATCGTCGTCTCTAGATAAAAAAGTTAGGAAAGCGGTTGTCTGTGTCGAGGGAGGGCGGGGGGGCGGGCTGGTTGGCTACAAGTGTTTATGCTGTCTTTATAAATGCGAAATTTCAACTCCCAATTTTCTTTATGGGATTGTGTGATTGTAGTTTGCGTGTTTGTCAAAGTTGTAGAAAAACGGGGAAATTCTGTTCGCTCATTTGGGTCAGATAAGTTGACATTTAAAAGCTGGAAAATAATACGAGAAATATAGGTCTTACAAAGACCGCTAACAATATTACTATTGAAGGTGCAAAGGCCTCTGTTTCTTTGGTAAAGCTTCActctttctctctatctctgtgttcattttcttttagtgGTAGCATCAATTTGTATGGTTTGAGGTTCTTGGTTCTTgggttggtttcttttttcttgtttgatggtgttttgtgtttggtttctgagaaaaagatgagaaagattGGAGAAGGTAAGGAAAGTAGAGGGGATTGTTGTAAAGAACCTGTCTTTTTGATAAGTCATGCAAGAACGGAATCTTGGGTTGTTCTTAAGGATGCTAATTTCTCATGgaaataagtttttcttttctaagagGATTGTTCTTAATTATGACTATCACTCTAACCAGGTGTCCTTTTACCCTCTGGAATTCTCTGGTTGGATGCCAAGAAAAAGATCCTGTTTCTCAATGACCTTAAAGTTTTGTATTCCTCGCagctgttttcttttgcttattTGGTGGCATGGAATCTTGGGTTGTTCTAAGGGATGTTAATTTCTCatggaaatatatattttctcctTCCTACAAGGATTGTTTGGAATTCTATGTTCAGATGCCAAGTAAAAGatcttgtttttcaatgttCTTAAAGTTCCTGTACAAACAAaagttgtttcctttttcttttgtggTGGTCTGGGTaagaatgttttgttttcaatttaactgattgttattaaaaattctTAGTCTGTGGTGCTAAAGGTGGAGAAAGAGATGGCTGAGAATGGAAGGGTACATCCAGATTGTGTTAATGCTGCCAACCCTTACCATGAATGTGGTGTAGCTTGCCTTGAAAAGATTTCTAAAGGTCAGGgaaggaaggagaagaaaaagtcAGGTAATCACTATTATTACTGATATCTTTGCCACTCTACTTAAAGTTGAGAGTTTTATGACTTTGACATGTTCACTTTACCATTTAATAACCATCTGTTGCAAATCAATCCATTCATAGCCATGATTTTGTGAAAAGCCATGATCTATTTGATGAAGAAAGTAAAGATAATACTATCAGAATCTTCCTATCAACCTTCATAGAGGTGAATTTGTAGCTATCAGAGAattatcatttgaaaatggtGAGTTGAGAAGCACCGGACCGCTTTCTGTTAATTTAAATTCACCTACCTATCCAACTCCGTGGAGGAGAAGTTTTTTAATCAGGGCTCTGATGACTTTGAAAAGGTAaatcttgagatttttaaatttcCAGCAGTAAGTCATGGCTGTTTTCTTGCAACGTGTGAAATTATGTAGGACTTCACACTTCTAAATAGTAAATACAGGTTTTGGACCAGGGAGTTTTTGACTTTAGGGTAGCACTGGACATTTCCAAATACagttgtaatttatttttatttacttatttttcgtGTTTTAGATTATCATAATGGTGTAAATGGGAGTTGGCTTGGCAAAAACATGGATGGAGAAAGAAGAGCACAGCCAACTTGCCCCAAAGCCTCTAATCCTTACCATAAATGTGAGGAATTTTGTTCTAATAGAACTGCTGAGCCTAAACCAGGGGGGGTTAAAAAAGAAACAGGAGGAGCCAAGCCATGCCCAAAAGCATCTAATCCTTACCATAAATGTGAAGAATTTTGTTCTAACAGAACAGCTGATGCCAATCCTCGTgggattaaaaaacaatcagaaaGAGCACAGCCATGCCCCAGAGCATCTAACCCTTCCCATAAATGTGACGAATTTTGTTCTAACAGAACTTCGGAGGCCAATCCTCAGGGGGTTGAAAAAGAATCAGGTTCCCCCCTTTTCAAATACTAACACATTGTTGCAAGTTGGATtctcacttttgtttttttttttgtttttttttttgggggaggGGGGGGTGTCTGGGACCTGCCAACCTTTGGGCTCAAGCCATTGGAGATGGAAGAAAGCTTTTTAActccattaaaaaattgaagtccTACAAGAATATCTTTCTCCAATTTGCAATTCCTCTTTGATGCTCAGTTCCTCATTACAGCACGTTGTTGTTGCAGGTTCCTTTCTTGATACTGCTTTAAGCTTTGgtagaaaaaagaaggaatctGAATCTCAGCAGAACTCTCCTCGAGCAGTTAACAATGCCCCTGCTGTAAAAGGAGCCGTTAACAATGCCCCTGCTGTAAAAGCAGTTCGCCGTGCTCCACCATCTCCATTGATTCTTCCTACCAAAAAGGATGAGGAACCAGAGAATAGTCGAtctttttcctcatctcaaCCACGTTCTGATGAAAGTTACTCCGAAGACCATGCTCTTGACAAGGTGCCAGTTCAATCCCCTGGACCAATGCATGTGTCTGGGAAAATCACGGTAGTTTTTCATGCCTCTCCCTCACTAAATTTATTGTTCAATATCGGCTTTGCATTGCCtcacctttttctttctccaaCAGCCTGATCCTCCGAAAAGCCCTTCAAAGATTAGTTTGGCCTGCTATAAAATTCCAACACCAGTTGAACCACAACAGAATGGAAAGCTCCATGGTTCGCCAAAGGCTGCTCCATCTCCTGCTGCTAACCATGAGGGAAGAGTCACTAATGGTCCCATTACCGAGTACTTGAACTTCAGCTTTTCAGGCATTTCTCGTGCCTCAGAAGGGAGTGACGGGGAAGAGGTTCAATCTGT
Coding sequences within it:
- the LOC118058835 gene encoding uncharacterized protein isoform X2, with protein sequence MAENGRVHPDCVNAANPYHECGVACLEKISKGQGRKEKKKSDYHNGVNGSWLGKNMDGERRAQPTCPKASNPYHKCEEFCSNRTAEPKPGGVKKETGGAKPCPKASNPYHKCEEFCSNRTADANPRGIKKQSERAQPCPRASNPSHKCDEFCSNRTSEANPQGVEKESGSFLDTALSFGRKKKESESQQNSPRAVNNAPAVKAVRRAPPSPLILPTKKDEEPENSRSFSSSQPRSDESYSEDHALDKVPVQSPGPMHVSGKITPDPPKSPSKISLACYKIPTPVEPQQNGKLHGSPKAAPSPAANHEGRVTNGPITEYLNFSFSGISRASEGSDGEEVQSVVSDSCVSVGKYHVRANVASILQLIFEKHGDIAAGSRLESASMRAYYLECLCFVVQELQCTPFKQLTKSKVREMLAVLKDVESAQIDVSWLRDILNDLAEGMELSNQHRAAEEAKSNCDDLIESKKKELESMMEDLALKEKAVADAKAQITETRTHLSNLELESSKLGETVSSIQSRVEKFHEKPLADEIL
- the LOC118058835 gene encoding uncharacterized protein isoform X1, translated to MAENGRVHPDCVNAANPYHECGVACLEKISKGQGRKEKKKSDYHNGVNGSWLGKNMDGERRAQPTCPKASNPYHKCEEFCSNRTAEPKPGGVKKETGGAKPCPKASNPYHKCEEFCSNRTADANPRGIKKQSERAQPCPRASNPSHKCDEFCSNRTSEANPQGVEKESGSFLDTALSFGRKKKESESQQNSPRAVNNAPAVKGAVNNAPAVKAVRRAPPSPLILPTKKDEEPENSRSFSSSQPRSDESYSEDHALDKVPVQSPGPMHVSGKITPDPPKSPSKISLACYKIPTPVEPQQNGKLHGSPKAAPSPAANHEGRVTNGPITEYLNFSFSGISRASEGSDGEEVQSVVSDSCVSVGKYHVRANVASILQLIFEKHGDIAAGSRLESASMRAYYLECLCFVVQELQCTPFKQLTKSKVREMLAVLKDVESAQIDVSWLRDILNDLAEGMELSNQHRAAEEAKSNCDDLIESKKKELESMMEDLALKEKAVADAKAQITETRTHLSNLELESSKLGETVSSIQSRVEKFHEKPLADEIL
- the LOC118058835 gene encoding uncharacterized protein isoform X4 translates to MAENGRVHPDCVNAANPYHECGVACLEKISKGQGRKEKKKSGSFLDTALSFGRKKKESESQQNSPRAVNNAPAVKAVRRAPPSPLILPTKKDEEPENSRSFSSSQPRSDESYSEDHALDKVPVQSPGPMHVSGKITPDPPKSPSKISLACYKIPTPVEPQQNGKLHGSPKAAPSPAANHEGRVTNGPITEYLNFSFSGISRASEGSDGEEVQSVVSDSCVSVGKYHVRANVASILQLIFEKHGDIAAGSRLESASMRAYYLECLCFVVQELQCTPFKQLTKSKVREMLAVLKDVESAQIDVSWLRDILNDLAEGMELSNQHRAAEEAKSNCDDLIESKKKELESMMEDLALKEKAVADAKAQITETRTHLSNLELESSKLGETVSSIQSRVEKFHEKPLADEIL
- the LOC118058835 gene encoding uncharacterized protein isoform X3; this encodes MAENGRVHPDCVNAANPYHECGVACLEKISKGQGRKEKKKSGSFLDTALSFGRKKKESESQQNSPRAVNNAPAVKGAVNNAPAVKAVRRAPPSPLILPTKKDEEPENSRSFSSSQPRSDESYSEDHALDKVPVQSPGPMHVSGKITPDPPKSPSKISLACYKIPTPVEPQQNGKLHGSPKAAPSPAANHEGRVTNGPITEYLNFSFSGISRASEGSDGEEVQSVVSDSCVSVGKYHVRANVASILQLIFEKHGDIAAGSRLESASMRAYYLECLCFVVQELQCTPFKQLTKSKVREMLAVLKDVESAQIDVSWLRDILNDLAEGMELSNQHRAAEEAKSNCDDLIESKKKELESMMEDLALKEKAVADAKAQITETRTHLSNLELESSKLGETVSSIQSRVEKFHEKPLADEIL